From Macaca fascicularis isolate 582-1 chromosome 14, T2T-MFA8v1.1, a single genomic window includes:
- the LOC102133449 gene encoding LOW QUALITY PROTEIN: putative uncharacterized protein MGC39545 (The sequence of the model RefSeq protein was modified relative to this genomic sequence to represent the inferred CDS: substituted 1 base at 1 genomic stop codon) yields the protein MPSGGEGRDRQKGRRAGCDTPSTPSNTAPRAPEPGAHPTAARPATAPPPRSLLPPVCSKTIAPPASAAAASGSDTAGMRGLGKAQHSGEGHERGRGSSKMSACNNYQHGYLAEPDTSFWIKCRRWLLADAGRHTQRPSWTFXAAHSPLLEAEAGRPSDVSQPQLSSHLKPKVRRPAGELFSPKDAGWELDPAEKSE from the exons ATGCCTAGCGGCGGGGAGGGAAGGGATAGGCAAAAGGGAAGAAGAGCGGGCTGTGATACCCCCTCGACGCCGTCAAACACTGCTCCCCGCGCTCCAGAGCCGGGGGCCCACCCGACGGCAGCGCGCCCCGCCACCGCGCCGCCGCCCCGGTCCCTTCTCCCGCCCGTCTGTAGTAAAACAATCGCTCCCCCGGCGTCTGCGGCCGCTGCCAGCGGTTCTGACACTGCAGGAATGCGCGGACTGGGGAAGGCTCAGCACTCTGGGGAGGGGCACGAGCGGGGTCGGGG AAGCTCCAAGATGAGCGCGTGCAATAACTATCAACATGGATACCTCGCAGAGCCTGACACTAGCTTCTGGATAAAATGCAGGCGATGGCTGCTGGCGGATGCCGGCAGACACACTCAAAGGCCCTCTTGGACTTTCTGAGCTGCCCATTCTCCtctactggaggctgaggcgggcaggccCAGCGACGTCTCCCAGCCCCAACTGAGTTCCCACCTCAAGCCAAAAGTGAGGAGGCCGGCAGGAGAGCTTTTCTCGCCCAAAGATGCGGGGTGGGAGCTGGATCCAGCTGAAAAATCTGAGTGA